The Primulina eburnea isolate SZY01 chromosome 12, ASM2296580v1, whole genome shotgun sequence genome includes the window ATTACCCGCAACGTTGCCGCTAGACGTGGAGGAATTGCTAGCGGTGACCGTGGCTACGTCTGCGAATGGTGCTGCTGCTCCTGGTGGTAGCTGCAATTGGGCTGTCTGATTTTCAGGTAACTCTGCGACAACAGGAGAAAGAACACAACATAAGCGAGAAAAGATTACACAATCAAGAAAAGGCGGGGATGAAAGtataaaactttttccaaaagTAAAGCCCTTGGGATACTGATCGTTCTCGATTACATGCAATAATTCGATATTAAAAACAGCCTTTTTCCAGAAAAAGCAGATGCAATGATGCACTTCGTTCCTAAGCAAAAAGAAATTAATTTCTACTTAGATTTTAAGTAGCAAGATTCATATAACAATTAataagcatatatatatatatatataatatatatattaaggAGAAATTATGCGAATAGAAATTTATGATAATATAATACACGAGACACAAAAGAAAGACATGAAAAACCGGACAAAATTAAACTCCATGGAAAAAACCCCTTTTCCAGAAGAAGATAAAGGGAGGGGGAGGGAGCAAACAAAAGCAAGAAATTGACACTAAATCCTCGTTTTGGAATTTACAATGCAGCCAAATCATAGATCATCTTCTCGCTGTAACTTTAAAGTTCAGAGTCTGCATCAGTATAATTAGCAATAGCAAAATTCAACCTGAACTTTGAATGGATAGCACCGGCGACAAAACGCCAGTAGACGGAGTAAGAGGTGGTGGCGGCGGACTTGAAACCACTGCTGAAACTGACGGCGCAACAACTTGCAGCTTCGTCATATCTCCTCCAGAACTCGTAATTGCCAAAGACTGAGCCAACGCACTCTCCTGAGCCAATGCGTCGCAAAAAGCTCTATGCGTGATAAAACTATCcctcctatatatatatttatacaacACAAAAAAAACATTCAATACGTGGAAAACAATCCCAATACAACCATAATTGGAGTAAAAACTTGACAAAAACTGACGGTATTGAAAGCGTAATCTCATACGTCAAGTGTCATTTTCCTGCCGAGAAATTGAAAATTCACCTCGAAAACAATGTGCCACAATCGCAGCGGTACTCTCTAGTGCCGCAAGTCTTCATGTGGGCTTTCCAATCGGACTGGACTGCATATTTCTTGGAGCACCGCTCGCACTTGAACTTTTTCTCGCCATGCTTACGGCAGAAGTGTTTCTTGATTCCAGTAAGATCACCTAAAGCCCTCGACGGATCATGGTGAATGCAAGTGGGCTCGGGGCATAGATAAACTCGCTTCCTGACTTCTTTGTTGGTTCTCTGCCGGAGTTTCCACGGCAAATTGTGGCCCCTTCGATGTAGCTGCAAGTTCTGGTCGCGTTGGAATCCTTTGTTGCAGATCTCGCACACGAATCTGTTCGTTGCCATCAGGGTTTTTGGTGATAGAGCAATCACTTCTGCATCTGGATCTGTAAAGAACAACAAAACATTCAACTCATTTTCATCCGGGTTTTTCAAGAAAAGCTGTGACGAAAAGGAATCGAGTTTCTTTTACCAGGCATTCCGGGAAGATTCCGCTTTTTCTTCACGGGCAAAGTTGGTTCTACGGACTGTTCGGATTTCACATGATTATCAGAAAGAAGAAAACTAGATTCTCCAGAAGCTTGCGACGCTGAATTCTCAATTTCCGCCATTATTTCTTGCGCAAAAATCAACAAACGTTGCAAAAGAGCTAAAGATAATTGAAGCACACGTACACCATAACTTCAAGGCAGCTGAAAACATATGGAAAATCAAACTCAATCACACTTATACTATCAAGCCCCCTTAgcaaaaagcaataaatttgaGCAACGAAACCAAAAGGGAAAGAGGAAAAGAACAGTAAAATTTTACATTTCTGGGAAAATTATTACCTTTTCCAAAAAAGAAACCCAAGACTCCAAACTCCTAAGAAAATCTAATAAACATTAAAACCCCCTGAAAAACTCCAGCATAACTTTTTACAGAAGCAAGCAAAAATCGGAACGCTGTTTCAAATCAGCACCCACCACCTTCCACAAAACACCCCATGTTCATACACAACGGCGCTTTTTCAAGCCTACTATTATATACTATTGTGCTTTGTTTGTATATATAGAGAGAGCAAAAAACAAAAAGAGAGATTTGAACTGAATTATAAAATTCCAACTAGTTAttggaatttaaaataatgcttGCTCCTCTATGATTATACAACTTCTTTGGTTTTCTTAAGCGGCGGCAGTTAACCATGGTTGGATATCTAACCTTGGTTGGGTGTGTCCAAGCCGTGAATTTCAGCTTCTTCGGTTCGAAGATAACATTGATCGACATCCGACCGTACACGTGGCGACATCTGACATGGCTGGGACACTTGTCGGACGAACTCGCTACTGCTCTGTGCACTGTTTTGACGTTTAGTGATCCCTTGGGAATTTGAACcttcaaattttttataaagCTCGTGGTTTGTAAAGACGCTTTTAGCCTCCAATAATAAATTCACTTCAAATAATTGAGAAATTATTTCATTCAACACTGTTTATCATATGTTGTTGTCACTGTctctatattttcaaaataatttgtaaaatatgtttcttcataaaataaatatgtagaaacaatataatttaatttttcaaaaattaagcTTCAAAATACACCTTTCCATGACTTTTCATATTTGGAGGTAAGAAATAAACCTCTCTGCACATTAAATTAATCATGCAATAAAtttaatttggaaaaaaaatgatTTCATAATTTCTAATGATATTCATCTCAATTATATTCGAAATGCACTGTAGTTATTATTACAAATGAGTATTTCTttcgtgaaacggtctcacgaatctttatctgtgagacggatcaactctaccgatatttacaataaaaatacacaagtttttgccattacaAATTACATAACTTGCTATtcacttaaattttttagtccaatcaaatcaaaaaaaaattaaataaatagaaTTACAATTTATTGTCCCGAAATTTATCGATCCAAATACAATCAATTTTATCCATCAAACTCATTTTTTACGTACTACTCTTGTAAAATCTGGTTTTGACCTTCTAAAAATCTTGATATTTTGAAGAATAAAATCTTGAAATTTATttgtattaaaaataatttaaaaatagacACCGTTAAATCACATTAATGCTAATAGGGTGTGAAAAGTGTGGATGGATACTGATGAAGATGAGTCAGTGCGGTCAAatgagaaaataaattggttGTTGGGGGAGAATGGGATAATCCCAAATTGGTAAATCCCGTGACGGAATTTGGTACCAAACAAACCCACTGTTTAAACATTAAATACACTTTCGCCTATCTCGATACGTGACCCAATAATATGTAtagaataaaattatttaaatttccaaaaaaaaaatgtaaaacatTAACAAATATTTAGCAAACACATGCACGATGGCATAACATGATGTATCTTATGACAATGGGACGAGACGAGACGGAAATGAGTTTGTTATCTTCATCTTCGTCTCTGAATTCTATCTCTACTCTCATATCCGTCCTGATTCTCGTTTTTTCGGATTCGGAGACGAGTATGATGATTCTCCGAGCTAAAACTTattttatctattattattaacgataatattaatatcaatactaataataataatattttaaaaaaatattattattattatattattaatactcATAATATTATTTTCGAGTCGAATTCGTAGATAGGATAATATCCTCAATTCTAAAAAAACCTCGAATCCAAACtcgaaaaaatcaaagatcCATAGCTTCGTCTCGAGTTTTACCTTCTGATGTCCTAATCATGAAGAAAATTATCATCCTATTCCTAGGACATCTCCGAGAGCATTAAGTTCCTTAAAGCAATTATTACTATTTATTCATGACTTAGTTTTCTATCGTAcagtaataaaatatttaaatatattaatattatacaaTGATTGAGAATTTGAGTCTTCGATTTGAGCCAGGCAAGCTACAAAGTACCATTCCATCTCTAATTTAAATTAACGATGACTTGTTTTGTTTTAACTTGGGTGACTGCTTTGATTATTAAAGACCAACAAATTTGGCCATGTCTTAAAGCAAATCAAAGGAGACATTTGTATAGGTCTTAGAGTGGATTAGATTTGTTTTTAGatgaaattgtttaattaaCATGTGGCCACGAGTTCGTGCAAACGGGACATGCCCGGGATTTAGAGTTTTGGGGAGACGACGTAATTAAGACATTCTATTTGGGGAGTGGTGGGGAAATGTTTCTacgtaaaataatataataaatacaaaATCAGACACCTGCGAGATCCTACTTTACTCTCTTTTATGTCAAgcaaatgaaaataaatataacTTCCCCTCATCAATTTCAAGCAATTTTCCGATCTCACTTCCCATGCATGATAGATGAGATCTTACTTATGTGAACATTACCCTCACTTTATTTCAACGGATAAGATCTTGCCACACATACAATTTCCAAAAAAAAGGTCTTATATATACATGGACAAATCTTGaccatccatcctatcatggaAGCAATGCCCACATGAGTAAGATGAAATAAACCCCCATGCCTCCATTTCAATGTCCGCCTGATTGATTTTTCATAGAGACAAAATATCATTGTCGTGTATGCCGGAAACAAATAATCACTCATAAAACCCCATTTTCGGCTAAATAATCACGAGTTCAATTCCCACATTCTCTAAGTCAAATCTATCTTACAAAACTTGCCTGATGCAGTTTACCATGATTTGCACGCTACCACGTTAAACCCAAATTTACAAATCGTGCGCCCAAAGCATAGCATCTGCGGACCGCCacgattttgtttttttaaaacccAAAACTTTTAGGCACGACATCGCTCAACCTTGAGCTAAAACAATACGATATAATTGATGTCACACTACTAATTTGAATATTGTGACTCAATTAGCATTGATTACAGTCCAAAACCACACACAGCATAAAAATAGATGTACCCCACTCTCTTCTATCTACATAATCAAGGGCATGGTGGGGGAAAAAATGAAACTCCCTAGAGGAAAAAGAAGTCTGATTGCAAAGAGCACACAGCTGTAAGATCAAAACATTGTCAATAAAGAGATCGTAATAAGTGAAAGACATGAGAGGGGCAATCATCACCATTTTGATCATCTTTTTTGTTGCTTTTTGCTGTCCCTTTTTCCCTTATTCTAATAAGCTCCAATTGTCTGTTGAATTTTTAGGgaatataaatattttctcaGCACCACCTTTCTAAAGCTCCATCATAAAAAAGGGCAATGGGCAAAGTACAAATACAGTGGAACGAACAGATGAACGAGAATCGAAAATTTATCAAAgttcaaaatataatttttatatataaaaaaaaaaaatcagttctCTCAGATTTTAGTGAATAAAGTCTAGATTTTTACAccacaacttaaaatatttctaTTCATAATTAATCATTAAATCCACCCGTCACCTACATTGGATCATGATAACAATTAGTAGGGCGTGTGAGTAGATTGTGGGGGCATATGTGAAAGATGACTACACAACTCCCTTTGGTCAATGACTCAACTCAATTTTACATAATTATGCATACGACAACTTTCTAGGAAAACTACTTGTCCTTGCCTcctaaaaataaattcaagatcGCCAGTAGAATCATAATAATTTTAGAAATCTAGTTCTTTTGCATGGTCGAGATTTCAATGAATACAAATTAttaaatcaaaagaaaaagaaatagaCAAGTCAACCCATAAGATAAGCATGTCCACAATATGATCAAAACAAATAATCCTAGTTTAACAATTACCTTTAGATGTGCTCAGAAGTGATCTCAACCGCTCGATGTGTGGTTAGGCCAAAGTTGGATAAAACAAAATGGAGAATATTTCGCCCCATATTTGGATAGTGCCTATAATTCTAGTCATATCGAAACTATGGTAGTATGGTGTAACTTAACATAATTTTATCAAAAGATGAAAAATATAAATGCAAACAAAATGGAgttttccttcaaaaaaaaaaatccacgaGAAAACATAAATAACGATGTATATAATCTCCCAACAAAACACAAAAGTTTAAGATTTTGGTATTTCCACGTAAACAGACACTAGAACAAGGTAATGTCTTTAAACTGGAAAATCCTTGTACAAGAGCGGATGCAAACAAATCAAAACTCACTTTCAGTTTGGCAAGTCCGGAAAACTTCAGCCCGCATAATATCTATTGGCATGTGGTCATGAGTGTACCTCTCAGGGCCTAGGTACATTCCTGTCCTTTCCAAAAGATGAAGTCCTTCTTCCCTACCAAATCTTGAGGAGTAGTATTTCAGGTACTCGATGTCCTAGAACATCAAGTTACAGATAGAGGTAATCAGAGACCGGGTTAAACAAATCATGCTGTTGTTCACAAGCTTCGATGTCATGATAACGATCGTGTCATAGCAACATAAAGGGGTATCCGTTTCTTTAAAAAGAATCCCATCAACaaaattagtaaaaaaaaactaaataaatcgcAAACATTTGCAAATTCAAACACTAAAAAAGTACCTGTAAGCCACTTAAGAGCCGCTCTAGTCGTAGTGAAGCAACAGGTTCCGGTGAAGATGAGAACACCTGACCAGGGTAATACAAAACCCCGTCACCAGGAGGGAGGCCACGCCTAAACCGAATCTGGAAAGAATAAGCGTATGCGTCAAAGATGCCAATACATATCGATCAACATAATGTCGTCTAGGTAGATCCAATAACCTCAGCACTAGGAACTGTTGCCTTCTCATAGCAATTGGCACCCCAATACAGAAAGCCAGTTCCACCTTCTTTCCATACACGCCACATTACTGCACGATGTTGTGTGCCTCGCATCCCTAAATGCCAATTTGGATGAGGATCTGATGGTCCCATGCACACATAAGTCCACCACTCCTGAATGATAAACATAAATGATGAGCAAATGGCGATTAGAAGATGAGCAAATGGCGATTTGACGAGAACAAGTTCAACAGTCCGAGAACCCAAATGTACTGGTTCAATTCATAAATCTTACAGACTAATCAGGAGTAAATATTTCGCGAGAATCCATCATTTGTAAACATGACTATTCTGCCGTAGCATATCAACATGCTAGAGGAGCAGTACATATCATTAGAAGTCCCATCTGTCAGTAAAATTTAGCTCCAGATATGTGCTAATAGCATCGATAGCAAGAATGAACTAGCCTTGCTCATTCCTTGCAACATTCCAATCACATTGTATTTTAGATGGTTAATTCTATTGTAAACCGATGTTATCATTTCTCTGTGCCCTTTTCCATTCCAAAAGGCAGGATACATTACCTCACCGTTTTCAGGTTGAATTTCCGCAATAATATCCTTCGCCAGATCTTCACGGTTGCCAATCACCCATTCACTGTTAGGGAAAGATTGATGATTCTGAGAAATCTTTACCATCAAAGGAAAGCTACATTTATAATTGACCAATGACACAATTAAACCAGTAATCTCAAATTCAATTCTACCAAGCACATGCATGGCAACCTCCATCGCTAAAAGCAACAATAAGGACAGGATAAATAATCAAGAGATTGGAGACTATATATATTTACAATGATTGCCCTGGATCAAGATTGCCAGAGTTCAAGATTGCCAGGAACTTTGGCGCTGAAGACTAAGTAGGGGAAAAATCCAACTTCAGATGCATGTCGGGGTTCAAGAAATGGAATATGTGCACTTGATAACTAAAATATATTGAAAACCATGAAGATATGGGTGAAAATAGAAACCTTGTGCAATAGATTTGAGTGTGAGGGCGAAGAAACTCGGGAACTTTAACAAAAGCTTCAAAGTTATTGGAAGCCAGGGGTGCATCACTTGGGCCTGCAATAAGATCAAACTCATCTGAGAAGATCTCTGGTAAAAATGACTTGACTATCATACAGAGAGCCTCTCTGACAGTAGCATGTGTAATAGAAATGGCTAGATTGACCAGCCAGTGGAGCAGCTGCAGCTTTCTagctttattatttttatatacttGCATGGCTCAAAGTCTGTTTGCAATTCAATAACAAAGTTACATCCCTCATCCCACCACCATCATTTAATGTCTTAGTTTAGTATGCAAAAAATGTCTAAGTAGCAGTGATCATAGAAAAAAACTGAAATATAACCTATGTCTAGTCAATGTAACTGTAAACAAGCAAAAAATCTCTCCAGTCAGTCCCCTTGTTCAAAATCAGCCTTCCATATCCACATAGCTGCTTGAGATATACAACAATCTACCTTCCAGCAAGAATCACATCTTATTGTGAACACCTTGCTACAGCAGGCAATTGTTTGAGCTGCGAACATCAGATAGGTGGCAGTCCAAAGTCCAGAGACAATGCAAAGTTTATGGGTAAATATCAAATGTGTTCAATAATGGTCACAAGTCCATATTTAAATAAAGTACAACATAGTGGCGACAAATTTATCGTACTCAAAAGATGTCAACATTGTATTCAACAACGTGATCCATTTAAAGTAGGGTACTAATACTTGGATAAAACAGGTAGGGTGCACATCAAACTGTACCCagcacaataacaaaaacaagtCGTCCAGgcattaaataaatgatttggaAATAACACGCAATCTCGAATCAATTTTTGGTAGCAATAACATCAGCGAATGTGCTTTCCCTTGTAACCAATGCCATACCAAAGATAATTTCAGCAGCAAGTACATAGCAAACAGGTTTCTGAAAGGAAACAAGTTTTCAGCCATTTTTTGTCACTTAAAGCTGCAGCTTATTTGTTGTTTTAACTTGGTTTAAGAGTAGAATGGATAAGCCATATCAGTTTTCCTAcactagatatatatatatatatatatatatatatatatatatatatatcaaccaGATCTACATCTAGttcaataaaaggaaaaaatgAGAACCTAAATAGTCTTACAATTTGTGAAGCGTAAGGGAAACTGCTCACCACAATAATAGGTAGTCATAATACGGGCATCAGGTGCATAAGCATGAATCTCACTCGCCATGTCACGAATAGCATTGTAATGTTCAAGGTTTAGTGGCTGTACGTCATAGAATGCCAGTTCACAAAGAAGCAACAGAAACAAGTTAGAAAGAAAATCGTAATTCCAATGTGGCTTCGTTAACCAAACATATATTCAACTGATGCTAAAATTTGGCACATGCAATCATGTAACAATATGTACAAAACGTGAGATTTTCAATCAATAGAAAAAAGTGGTTAGACCttcagtttttttttataacattCAGTAGGAAGTAGAAAAAGAATAAGCAGATTGGACAAAGAAACTCTAGCATTCCCAAGTGATACCGAATTGTGTTCATACTTGACGAGTAACAATTtttttggaagaaaaaaaaGGTCTACAGAAATCTAAAGTTCGGTTTATAAATATTATCATCTAATTGCATAACAAGTCAATTATCTCATACTTTGGTATAGCAACTCAATAACAGCAAAATTAACAGTTTTTCCAGCTGCTATTTCATGATATAATTCAACACCCATACACTTCGAATATTGCTTCTGGGGAGggatataattttgttttttaagTTACACATCAGCACCCCTTTGTGAGAGgtgtataatttaaaataactaaCTGTTGACTCTTACTTTGGCCCCTCGGAAACAAAATGATCACACTGTTGACATATTTCATGACAgatttttcaaatatattttccaCAGATTCTTCAAGCTTTTTAACTCAGGTCCATAACTTCCAATATTCAATGTTATTTTTTCTTCCCCCTATTCCTTTATTTACCCATGGAAGCGTCTGATGTAACTCAAACACGAGTcataaaagaaaacaaaaccaAATGTGGTTAAATTGGTCACCACTTTTCATTTCCTTGTCATTCAAAAAATCACTTTAAGAAATGCAGGAAATGACATAACGAGCCAATCCAGAATATGTAGGACATGATATGAGCGGCTAAAAATTTCATGTGCATACCTCATCCCACAAGTAAAAATAAGCTTTTCTCCAATGATTCTTtgttctcaaaatctcgacttCTCTTTGCAGAAAATCCTTTGCTGTATCGCCACTAACGCACATTAAGAGgcaaatataaaaaaatcaaaataagaaAGAGAATTATTGATAAAATTAAAAGGGGTTTGGGGAAATTGCATGTATACCATGAGACTACTGGCCTACATGGCACAGCGTATGCTGCAAGCCTTGGATCACCAAAATACTCATCTGATTTGGGATGATCAGCTGCAAAGCACATAAATGGATTATCTCTGTTAAGTGGTCTAGGTTAAGTGAATACTGCCATACTGCATTACCAGGCCAGGGACAGCTGTAAGTCAGTACTCGCATGCCTTCTCCCCACCTGCAGAAATACGGGCTGATTTTATACTGAAGCAGCCACTTGAAGTGTTGATCCAGTGCCTCGTACCACTGGCTGCTTCCATGTTCAACACCAAAACGGTCCTCAATCACTGTATCAGATATCTGTGTATAGTTAAGCAGATTCGAGCTCGGGGagattatatttcatttagatgAAAGGTTTATTCAGTACCAATTTACCAAagatatcaaaatatttaattgctGTGAAATTGCTTGCATCAATTTACCGAAAAGCCCAATATGCTATGAGTACCATTTTTTTTCTGAATAGCATCTGTAAAGTAGCATTCTAGAGTAGTTAACATAGAAAATCTAAACTACAAGATAAAGCATCATCATTTACGAGAGTTGTGCAAAAAAGATGAAGGAAACAATGGAAAGGAAAAAGGTTAGCTATAAATGAAATGGAGGACCCAAAACTATAGGAACATAATAGCAACAGGGAAACAtggataataaaataaaataaaaaaagcaGGATACTCCAATAACAGCTGGAAGAGAAGGTGTCACAGGAAGAATGAAATCCCACACTGTCAGACTTAGCTTCACCCGGATTGAAAGATTTGAAATGGCATCCTCATCCATCATGTCTACTGACCCGTTATCTGAATAAAAATCAGAAAATGATGGGGATAAAAGCAGTTTTTTCAAAGACGATGATGCAGAATTCACTCGTTCTACCTGGTAGTTAAGGTATAGAACAATAAAAAGAATTAGAAGCTAATGTCAGTAACCACAGGAATCCTCAAATAAAAAGAAGATGAGATTCtatcaaaataataattgaCCCACCACTTCATCCAGTGGTTTTCCATCAATTGGCTCCATGACATCAAGACAATTCCTTAATTCTCTGTACATTTGATGTCTCTCATCTTTACCCAGGCATTGTGCAGTAGATCTTAATAAACCAGAATGAGAAATGCATATTAAAAAAATACCCTAATTAGTCATTTTATGCTGATATGTTGTTAACATCAAATTTTGATGAGGCAACAATGGTATGTCTAATTCCAATGCATCATATTTAACTGAAGAAAGAGTAAAGACAATCACTCTGTGTCAACTCTGTTAGCTGTAATTATTAATTCTCCTTCATATTGACCTGGGGGCTGTGCAGTCGGTACATCAATTGAAACCCATATTGCAGTTGTTTCTCTGCAAAGCAATAAGCATTATGCAACACGTAAGCTAAATGTTGAGTCTTAATGTTAAGCAGTGactgttttatgattaaaaggATGCCAGTACCCAGGAAACAGGGTCAGCTGGAACACAGGCACTTCAAGGGGGACAAGAGCATCTGGAACACCTAAAATGGGCACAACACGCCTTACTGTTATTGACTCACCAGCTACTAACCTGCTAACAGGTGAAAAAAGGTCATCAGGTTTAATTTCATCACACACCAtgagtttatgaaattttatattGAAGAGCCAAACCTATCACCAAATGTGGAACGCAGATCACTACATTGCATCTGCACAGTTCCAGCAAAACTGGATCCAGCCCATGAAACTTTTGGGCGTAAAGCTATTTGAACACTTTCCCTCTCATTTCTCGCTGCTAAAAGAGATATCTTCGAGGTAAACCATGTCAGATAGAAGGCACTACTGTCGCAAAATCATTCTATAGCATCTAATGAATCCATCCTTGAAATGCCAACAGTggcaagtaagatatgatcatgaTTAAGTAGCAATAACATAAAAAGATTTTCACCTCGACTAAGTTCTTCACAAGGTACTAGAACACATGAACAGCCACTCAAATAAAGTTGGCAATCACCAAGGGAATGCACATCCTCATAAATGCATGCATATATCTTACATGAAAATCAGGTAAACAGACCATAATAGTAATGACATTTTGGAAATTATATATGATCATTGAGGCATTATCAATCTGACGCATAACTTAGGTAAGCATTTCACATATCATAATGGATATATCATTCAACATTAACATAAAAAAGGGAAACTCTCAGACTTTATGAGTATAACATGGAAACAAGACCAACTGCTATATGTATATCATCAGAAAATATAGTTCATCAACACTTACAGGCTCTAAGGTTCGAGGCATGTCTTGTGGCCCAACGTTTGCTGAGCTTGGTATGCACCATACATGCACTAATTCTGAAGAATGAATTTTCAGTGGATCGATTAATCCCGTTGGTAAACTTGGAGTCTGTGTGCCACTTTCACCCCATCCATATGCCGTCCCACCTCCTGCAACACCTTCAACAGGTGGCACCATCATCTCCTTATGGCTCCCTGTAAAAGAACAGCCCTAATATATGTTCAGTGTCATCCTAAAAAGTACTCGGCAGCAGCAAAATTAGTCCGGAGATACGGTGGAAGTGACTACAATGCAGGAAAGACAAAATCATGGAGCAGTTCAGATCTTCAAATATGTTCGTTTATCTCTGCTAACACAAGTAGATAGATCTACACCCTTATTTCATGTAAGCAAAAAAATCAGAAGGTTCATTAATTTATTGTAATTTTACAGCTTCTGCCTATGAATTCCTAATCTTTGCTGGTACGCTAGGCGGCATGTGATTTCTTTTCTGCTCGAGTGCAATCACCACCGACATGAACTAAATTAAAACTTGTATTATTTCATACTTTA containing:
- the LOC140807053 gene encoding uncharacterized protein isoform X6; its protein translation is MENSGSHKEMMVPPVEGVAGGGTAYGWGESGTQTPSLPTGLIDPLKIHSSELVHVWCIPSSANVGPQDMPRTLEPISLLAARNERESVQIALRPKVSWAGSSFAGTVQMQCSDLRSTFGDSRLVAGESITVRRVVPILGVPDALVPLEVPVFQLTLFPGETTAIWVSIDVPTAQPPDNGSVDMMDEDAISNLSIRVKLSLTVWDFILPVTPSLPAVIGISDTVIEDRFGVEHGSSQWYEALDQHFKWLLQYKISPYFCRWGEGMRVLTYSCPWPADHPKSDEYFGDPRLAAYAVPCRPVVSCGDTAKDFLQREVEILRTKNHWRKAYFYLWDEPLNLEHYNAIRDMASEIHAYAPDARIMTTYYCGPSDAPLASNNFEAFVKVPEFLRPHTQIYCTSEWVIGNREDLAKDIIAEIQPENGEEWWTYVCMGPSDPHPNWHLGMRGTQHRAVMWRVWKEGGTGFLYWGANCYEKATVPSAEIRFRRGLPPGDGVLYYPGQVFSSSPEPVASLRLERLLSGLQDIEYLKYYSSRFGREEGLHLLERTGMYLGPERYTHDHMPIDIMRAEVFRTCQTESEF
- the LOC140807053 gene encoding uncharacterized protein isoform X4, with product MVHTKLSKRWATRHASNLRASARNERESVQIALRPKVSWAGSSFAGTVQMQCSDLRSTFGDSRLVAGESITVRRVVPILGVPDALVPLEVPVFQLTLFPGETTAIWVSIDVPTAQPPGQYEGELIITANRVDTESTAQCLGKDERHQMYRELRNCLDVMEPIDGKPLDEVVERVNSASSSLKKLLLSPSFSDFYSDNGSVDMMDEDAISNLSIRVKLSLTVWDFILPVTPSLPAVIGISDTVIEDRFGVEHGSSQWYEALDQHFKWLLQYKISPYFCRWGEGMRVLTYSCPWPADHPKSDEYFGDPRLAAYAVPCRPVVSCGDTAKDFLQREVEILRTKNHWRKAYFYLWDEPLNLEHYNAIRDMASEIHAYAPDARIMTTYYCGPSDAPLASNNFEAFVKVPEFLRPHTQIYCTSEWVIGNREDLAKDIIAEIQPENGEEWWTYVCMGPSDPHPNWHLGMRGTQHRAVMWRVWKEGGTGFLYWGANCYEKATVPSAEIRFRRGLPPGDGVLYYPGQVFSSSPEPVASLRLERLLSGLQDIEYLKYYSSRFGREEGLHLLERTGMYLGPERYTHDHMPIDIMRAEVFRTCQTESEF
- the LOC140807053 gene encoding uncharacterized protein isoform X5 produces the protein MVHTKLSKRWATRHASNLRASARNERESVQIALRPKVSWAGSSFAGTVQMQCSDLRSTFGDRLVAGESITVRRVVPILGVPDALVPLEVPVFQLTLFPGETTAIWVSIDVPTAQPPGQYEGELIITANRVDTESTAQCLGKDERHQMYRELRNCLDVMEPIDGKPLDEVVERVNSASSSLKKLLLSPSFSDFYSDNGSVDMMDEDAISNLSIRVKLSLTVWDFILPVTPSLPAVIGISDTVIEDRFGVEHGSSQWYEALDQHFKWLLQYKISPYFCRWGEGMRVLTYSCPWPADHPKSDEYFGDPRLAAYAVPCRPVVSCGDTAKDFLQREVEILRTKNHWRKAYFYLWDEPLNLEHYNAIRDMASEIHAYAPDARIMTTYYCGPSDAPLASNNFEAFVKVPEFLRPHTQIYCTSEWVIGNREDLAKDIIAEIQPENGEEWWTYVCMGPSDPHPNWHLGMRGTQHRAVMWRVWKEGGTGFLYWGANCYEKATVPSAEIRFRRGLPPGDGVLYYPGQVFSSSPEPVASLRLERLLSGLQDIEYLKYYSSRFGREEGLHLLERTGMYLGPERYTHDHMPIDIMRAEVFRTCQTESEF
- the LOC140807053 gene encoding uncharacterized protein isoform X3 — protein: MENSGSHKEMMVPPVEGVAGGGTAYGWGESGTQTPSLPTGLIDPLKIHSSELVHVWCIPSSANVGPQDMPRTLEPISLLAARNERESVQIALRPKVSWAGSSFAGTVQMQCSDLRSTFGDSRLVAGESITVRRVVPILGVPDALVPLEVPVFQLTLFPGETTAIWVSIDVPTAQPPGQYEGELIITANRVDTESTAQCLGKDERHQMYRELRNCLDVMEPIDGKPLDEVVERVNSASSSLKKLLLSPSFSDFYSDNGSVDMMDEDAISNLSIRVKLSLTVWDFILPVTPSLPAVIGISDTVIEDRFGVEHGSSQWYEALDQHFKWLLQYKISPYFCRWGEGMRVLTYSCPWPDEYFGDPRLAAYAVPCRPVVSCGDTAKDFLQREVEILRTKNHWRKAYFYLWDEPLNLEHYNAIRDMASEIHAYAPDARIMTTYYCGPSDAPLASNNFEAFVKVPEFLRPHTQIYCTSEWVIGNREDLAKDIIAEIQPENGEEWWTYVCMGPSDPHPNWHLGMRGTQHRAVMWRVWKEGGTGFLYWGANCYEKATVPSAEIRFRRGLPPGDGVLYYPGQVFSSSPEPVASLRLERLLSGLQDIEYLKYYSSRFGREEGLHLLERTGMYLGPERYTHDHMPIDIMRAEVFRTCQTESEF